DNA from Mugil cephalus isolate CIBA_MC_2020 chromosome 5, CIBA_Mcephalus_1.1, whole genome shotgun sequence:
CCCAAGTATTACAATTTGTATACATTTATTAGcattattattgctatttatTAGGAAAATGATCATGAGTAGTAGGGATGCGCCGATCCGCCTTTTTCACCACCGATACCGATATCTGAGGTTcagtatcggccgataccgatctgatacaGAAAAATAGCGCCGAATTATGGTAACAAACGGTAAGTTTCATTGTGCGGAAAAGACTGGGatcatttttttgtgcaaggcaacatcagacttgacttgaacatttctttcctattttttaaaaaacaaataaacaaatataaatgtactgaattacttatttatttaataatttatttattattattatttatttattttaataattgtgcaccagtaaaacaatcttaaccataaaaatataacaagtgtaactggttcagtcagtgcaattagggattcaaaatccaatgtataacaaaataaatatttaataataaataaaggagctgaaactgagaaaaaaacaataggTTCACtagctttcaaaaaaaaattgcaatcAGCACTTAATATAGTTTAGTGCAAATGGGAATTAAACATCCATTACCGATATGGATCGGCTCATTATCACCGATACCCGATCTAGAATTTTATTCGATATCGGTACCGATATCGATACAAATATCGGATCGTGCCTCCCTAATGAACAGTGAGCCAAGTTAAAACTGACACACTGAAAATGAAGACACTGAGGATACACTAAGCTATTTCAGTGTATTCAAATGAACTCAGCTGCACTTAACACTCAAATTTTCCCGGAGCACAGTCAGAAGCAAATGAGCAGTTTCGGTGCAGAAGTGATTTTGACAACCGTGTGCGATTCTCCCGCACGTCCACACTCACCTTCAGAGCAGACGAAGCACCAGCTAACGTTGATGTGCTCGTGGTTCTTGCAGCCTTTGCGGGGGGTGAAGTGGTTCGGACAGAGGAAACTATTGTTCGCCAGCACCAAGCTGCCCGCCGCCATGCAGTTGTCGTTGGCATGGTAGGCCACGGGGCAGCGCACGCATCGAGCCAACCGACCTACGCATGAACACACAGGAGGAAAGGCAGCTCGATTCATGCACATCTGGATTTTAAGTGAGGTTTTGTAACGTTAGCATGCCTCCATCGAGcgtttttaaacacacactgggCCGCTTTCACCTGCATTGTCATAGTTACACAAGATTATGAGGGGAGATGACACATCAAGGAAGAAGaaagcattcatttttcatgtgctgACTTGTGCTTTTCCAGGACTGCAGCCAGAGGTTAATGAAGCCAAAATACCACAAAACACACGGTTAGGAAACAGGTGCCGTCGCAAGAATATTTCGAGAACAAATGATCTCAGGCTGCTTCACGTCTAAGGACGAATGAGAAAAGATGGCAGAGCTTTGgcgtttttctttgttttttttttggcactatAGCTTCCTCTGCTCCCACGAACTCAGTGAGTCATTCATAAAAGAAAAGGCTTAATCACCAAAACGAACCCAGATATCTCCAGGCATGAAACAGAAAGCTATTAAATAATGAGTTCAAATGAGGCCGCAGAcgctttttcaaaaaaaaaaaaaaaagaaagcaagcaAGCCTGCATTTTTTAGAAACACACAGCCTTGCTGAGATCAAAGATTATCAAATTAGTAACAAAGAGTCACACACTGACAGCGAGCTCAGACCCAAGACTTCCTACACTACAGGACAGCTTTAGCGGGGACACACTGCAGCTGAAGAGGTAGCTAAGAGTGTTGTGCGCTCTATGTGGCAAGTGCTCTCTGAAGCACGAAGCGTCATTTTAACGTGGCAAGAAATATGACTTTACTCCAAGGCCAATTACATTACTGCAACAGCATCCACAAATCAGAAATTATTTGCAGCCATTAAGATTATGGAGGCACATTTCTGCCAGCGCAATGAAAAGCCGTAAGTCATtacaacaaagaaatgaaataatgactGAAATCTCGCCTCGATTGATGTAAAATAACCATTTCAAGtatgtttctcatttaaatgaCATCCAGATTTGTTTAGTGACGGGGGCAGAAGAGGGTTTCCATACATTTTGAACCGTGTCGATTTCTAGCACGCGCTTTGTGGCAGGGATCTCACCTTTGGAGCTGCAGATGTTGAGAGGGTTGGCGATGTGGCAGGACAGACACACGTGCAGGGGGCAGCGGAAGCCCTTGTTGTGCGTCTGCGTGCCCGAGTAGGCCAGTATGCAGTCGGTGTGGTAGAACTTCCCACACAGCGGGATCATGCAGCGCTTCACGTCGTTGCCGGACTTCTTGCACACGAAGCACGTGTGAAGACCTGAGAGGTTcataaatttttatttatttttttttaaattaagtgtACATTTAAATTCTCTCATCTTATTTCTTGTGAGCGACAGGCTCCTCTCAGACACCCACCAGTTTTGCATTCGGGACAGAGGAATTTTCCTTTGGGAGCCGCTGACAGCCCGATGCACTGCGGGTGGAAGGCTCCGTAACAGTGGCCGTCACACACCAGCAGGTCTCCCGTCCTCTCGCACACCTGCAccgacacacgcacacacacacagcaagatAACCGCTAATGACTTACCcgtcacaaacaaaaaaaaaacaaacaaaaaaaagtcgaACAGACTGTCTCACCTGGCACACGTTCTCCTTCAAGTATGTAGCTCCTATTTTCCCTTTCGCATCCACCTGGGAAGAGAGGCCGTCGCTGAAACCAAGCGGCAGCACCTGCAGAGAAGAAACGTCACCCGCCGTCACCCATGGATCCAGTACCGATTATTTCCGTATTTAATGGGAGACCTGCGGCTGCACGCTACCTCGGATTTGGGAGTTAGCGTTCCAGTGTGTGCGTTTTGTGCCTCCTCCGTGCTGCAAGCCTCCATCTCAACCTCCTGCTTGGGGGTCTTGGATCTTTGTGGGCTGGGGGATCTGCTCTTTGAATGCTTGGAGGacgcagaagcagcagcagcagcagcaggggcaACAGCAGCAGGGGCAGATGGTGGGCTGGGTCCAGGCTTCTCTTTCTTCACAGATGCACACTATCCAATACGAGATTTGCTTGAGTTAAATTCTACGTGTTAACGTTTTACTGGATACAATGATAAGAGTTTTCTTTTGATGTACCTGAGTTCTCTTGACCAACACCTTCACCTCTGACATAACTCCACTGGGCTGGTTTTGGTCCTAGAGGACAAAGCAAATTGTGAAGATGCATTGAACTTTGTCAGTAGGGAATGTTAACTGAAATATCTTTGCCTACTACTACCTTCTGCCTCAACATACCTTCTTCTTTGAAGGAGCAGCAGACAGTTCTTCTATGGTACATTCCAGCACCCTGTGCGACAGCTTCCTTGGCCTCTTTCTGGGGTGGGTCAATAACTCGGTTTCTAAAATACAAAGTAATTCAACAATGAATTATCTaatcaaatctaatctaatctaatctaatatctAATCAAATGCAGTAACGCCAtcaaaaatactgtaaataaagacaGCGGTTTACCACTTTCTGGAGGTAGATCAGTTTCTTCTGTGGTGTCTTCGGCCGCCTCTGCGTCAAAGGAGGGCTGCGCTGTGACTGGAGATGCAGACGGTGGCACGGGAGAGAGCTCGTCCCGGGGTGGATTCTTGTCCGGCTCTGGCGGAGCCTCGGCGGGCTGTTCAGACGATGAGGTTGAGGTAAGAATCTGTGGTGTGGTGCCGAGACCATGGAGTGCTGCCATCCCTGAAGTCTGCGGCAAAGACAACACAGCGCGGCGCAACAAGTGAGTGTATTAAATGTGACGCTTTTATTCGAACACACAGGACACAAGCTGCTAAAACCGTAGAAAGAGGACCATGAAGGAAGGAACGAGTCTGTGTGCACAGACGTGATCTGAGTGATGTTATCATCGTGGtggtatttaaattaattattgcctAGAATTAGAAAATTAGAGCCATTTTCTTCACGCGTGAATGATTTTTATAGTTTTCTGAAGAGACACATTATATATAGATACAATGTGTCTTTTGAGATGGGATCTGAAATATATTGTGGCCCACGTGTACATACACGTAACATGTACACAACATAGGGCCTTGAAACGCATTATATAGCATATGCTACAGAATTAACACTCCAAGAGGCTCAAAGGGgatttttaaattacaatttaaataaaaacttgaaaaacattgaGCGGTCATGAATGTATCGAATAAGCAGGACGCCAGATAAGAATGGAGTTTGTCTAAGCTGGGCTATAAAAGAGTATAAAAGCCAAATAAAGGATTCAATGATAagctaaaataaacacagatcaAACTAAAAGTACCAGATAAACAGTATTCGGTATTATATTGTGCAGATAAATATTGGCAAACAGGCCAATAAATATTACTGGATTAACTGTAATAATGAAAGTTTTGGTAGAGATAAAATttgtaaaacaaatttaataGATAAATGCATGAAATATCCAGGTTCTGCCTTGACGTGGTAGTCCTCTAAACACGGACAGTTTCTAAAGTGGTTTGAATCCgagtttaattaaaacatttggaACATGATGGGCGGAGATGAAGCGTACCGGAGATCATCTGACAGGAAGACAATATCCAGGTTTACACggagacttttttctctttttgattggaggtttcaggtcagctgtttacatgcgATCTACTTCGAcctgatgtttacatgcacctctGCTCTTAATCGGAACGGCCGTTTCACAGACGTGTGACGtgcgcagatcgatgaaaaccTCCTGTGACTGATTAAAGATGGAGCTttcttgtttttacagttttattattaaagaaacAGCTTGATTTGGAaggtttgtggggtcatattaTTATGCTAATGTGTTGTTTAGCCTCACGGTTCACCAGCGGTTCcgaatttgttccacgcttcagTCTATCCCAGCTTCGAcgaatttttgatggacctttttaaacagacgaatatttctatatttctgctgCCGTCTAagtgtgcgataatgtctagttctttcagagctgttactgaaaagaaaatgctctCCGCTCCATCCctgtgaaaccaaatgaaatttcaCTCGGTTTGGGCCCGTTTATTCTGAATAAGGTTTCTACATggagcattttcttttcagtctggGCTTCTAAACTCACTGTAattggaatatttggctccatgtaaacacagctgatGTGTCTGGTATCAGAATCACCGTCAAGGGCATATGAGATATACGCTGTTGCTGTACACAAACGCAAGGCTCTTACCATTTTGGAAGATTCTGAGTTGTGTTTCTTTGATCTCTTTTTTGGAGCAAATATTTGTTCATACTCCTCAGGTGACTCCAGGAGCCTTTTAGTCGGTTTCCGCATGCGCTTGTTCTCCGAGTTtcctgtgcaaaaacaaaccacGAAGCCATCACTTACTTActcatttcacatttctcagaggataaagaagcagcagcagcgtcgcGTGTCTCACCTGCTGTGCTGCACGCGTCCGAGAGTTGCGAGTCACTCTCCGCGCGCCTCTCGACCCCCGGCGATGCTCCCACGGCGTTCACCTCAGCGGACGAACCAGTCGAAACGCGACCCTTGCTCTCGGCGGTGGACTCCTCGACCAGCTGCCAGCGCTTCTTTGGGGCCACTGCGGGTTCGGAGTTCTTGTCGAGGTAGCTGGAGGGAGGGCGAGCGGCGACGAGAGGGTCGGCTAAGTCGGCGTGGCCGCTGACGAACTCCCTGCCGTAAGCCATGTCAGTCAGGTCCGAGGAAAGGCCCGGTATGCCGAGTTTCAGTTTGGCAGGCAGCCTTTGTTTCCTGCGCTGCTTGTCTGAGATTCCAGTCTGAGAGTGAATGGGAAAGTCTTCGTAATGGTAGGTGTCGGCTCTCATGATGGGTTTAGTCCTAACCCTGGTTTTGCCCGCCGCCTGGTGAGACGCTCTAGATTTCCCTGACTGGCCGTTTTCTAGTTTGATCCCGCGAGGTAATCCAGCGCCGCCTGCAGATGTAGGGATCACCAGAGGTTCTTCTTTGATCAGGACGGGCGATGGTGGGAGCACCAGGGGTTTGCCTTCCTTTTCTCTGGTATCATGCATGTCTTTTAGGAGCATCAGGAAAGTACTGAATTTGTAATTGGAATCGGGACGAAATGCGGTGACTTCGGAGTCACTGCTGTCCTCCTTCACAAGAGACTTAAACATTAGTTCCTTGACGTCCTGAAAAGTATCCAGTGAAGACAGAGGTAAGGACGGGGAGGTGGCTGACTGATCGGACGCAGGGTATTCCGTCTTGATCATAGCGGGAGTCAAAGTGAGGTCACTCGAGCCGACGCACGCAGTCGTGACCAACGAGCCGTTGCGGATTAGCTTCTTATCGAGCTTCCTCGCACGCCTTTTTGGAGAGCCGTGATTTACCGAAGATGACGCGTTGCTGGGGAATTCCCAGTTAGAAGACATTTCAGTTTTGTGGGGAGCATTAGTGGGTGTACTATCAAGACAATAAGCAGCAGCGACTTCTGGTGAGATTTGGCTCGCAGCCAGTGCATCTTTGAGATCGGTCTCTTCCTCCGCCTTTAGAGCCCTCGTCATCAGACGACTGCTGGCAGGAAGATCCACAGAGTGCTTTTCACTTGAACTGAATGAAAGTTCAACGCAGCTGCCCAAACCTTGACCAGAATTTGTATTTTTCGACGACGGCGCATTTCGAAAAATGCTAGAAGAGTCGCACGAGTCCGCGCGTTGGTTCGTTTTTTCCGAACACTTCTTTGCCTTCGTCAGACCCTGTTGTTTTCTGGCCGGCCTGTCCGCGTCCTGTGCCGGAGACACAGCTGTGCGCTTAGGTCGATGCAGCATTGGAACCGAATCCAGGTCGGCATACGGCGAGTCCTTTGGCTCGTCTTTCAGTGCATGCGTTGTCGTGTGAAACTGGCCCGAGGCGTTTGTGACAGCAGGTGTTTCCTTCGGTCCGCCACCAACTATATGACCGAATATGTCtgacaaacatttctttttctttttgcaagcTTTACTCTTACTGCTTTGAAGTGGCGAGTTTTTGGTGAGATGGTGCTCGTTTCCATTAGGGGCCACGTGGGGTGATGAGGGTCTGCTGGAGTCCACAGAGACGGAGGAGGGGGCCTCCTGTGGCTTTTGAGGAGGAAGTGCGCTGGGCAAACGCTCCTCTCCATGGATGGGTGCTGAAAGAACACTTTCGCTTTTCCTTTGTCGACTGGGCAGCAGGTACTCCGCTTCTGCCACACTGACCTTCCACGCAGTCAGCAAACTTTTAGGTATCTGCCAAAAACAGTATCAAcgttaaaaaaaaggatctaCATAGTAAGTAAATATGAGACATTCATAATTAATTTCACGACTTTACCGTGTACTTGTAGtctttctccttctgcttcCCTCTCCGTCTCAGCACAGGAAGATCCTCAAACTGTTGGCCTCCTTCAAAAGCGAGAATGGCATTTCCTGGGACCCAGGCGCGTTCTGTTATCTCCCCAAACGTCTCCAAGAAATACATCCGACAAGGTCGGGGACTTGGAACTAGagcaaaataacacacacaaaaaaaaaaaaaaaaaaacaaaaaaaaaaacaagaccgtCATCTCAGACACTCCC
Protein-coding regions in this window:
- the nsd1a gene encoding histone-lysine N-methyltransferase, H3 lysine-36 specific encodes the protein MNQSYRPGLRVGSVFGSSQSELRPHIGLVSTSYGNQCGIVKRGSDQQSCSLKQPALLGYGQPERSHCYSPLRRQQDPNPGVNKPDRERDPRPRSNLPCASPISDDDGFEAPSVQLPPSPVNDDMESFAALQDVSRNGFSPRSPDSFERCSPIPNGCLHFESTLFDGGDIKEEDEEGELGSGENVAPFPHSPKLSQDRTVAECKSTFHSGADKRTYKPTVFNLMSKTISELNPTLSPSALPEITMRDGWSLGEESDSDGELTSPVDPGLISPAGTNSNSNSPKKKPLPAVKYLEGDLVWAKFNRRPWWPCQVTCDPEQSLHTKMKVPSPRPCRMYFLETFGEITERAWVPGNAILAFEGGQQFEDLPVLRRRGKQKEKDYKYTIPKSLLTAWKVSVAEAEYLLPSRQRKSESVLSAPIHGEERLPSALPPQKPQEAPSSVSVDSSRPSSPHVAPNGNEHHLTKNSPLQSSKSKACKKKKKCLSDIFGHIVGGGPKETPAVTNASGQFHTTTHALKDEPKDSPYADLDSVPMLHRPKRTAVSPAQDADRPARKQQGLTKAKKCSEKTNQRADSCDSSSIFRNAPSSKNTNSGQGLGSCVELSFSSSEKHSVDLPASSRLMTRALKAEEETDLKDALAASQISPEVAAAYCLDSTPTNAPHKTEMSSNWEFPSNASSSVNHGSPKRRARKLDKKLIRNGSLVTTACVGSSDLTLTPAMIKTEYPASDQSATSPSLPLSSLDTFQDVKELMFKSLVKEDSSDSEVTAFRPDSNYKFSTFLMLLKDMHDTREKEGKPLVLPPSPVLIKEEPLVIPTSAGGAGLPRGIKLENGQSGKSRASHQAAGKTRVRTKPIMRADTYHYEDFPIHSQTGISDKQRRKQRLPAKLKLGIPGLSSDLTDMAYGREFVSGHADLADPLVAARPPSSYLDKNSEPAVAPKKRWQLVEESTAESKGRVSTGSSAEVNAVGASPGVERRAESDSQLSDACSTAGNSENKRMRKPTKRLLESPEEYEQIFAPKKRSKKHNSESSKMTSGMAALHGLGTTPQILTSTSSSEQPAEAPPEPDKNPPRDELSPVPPSASPVTAQPSFDAEAAEDTTEETDLPPESETELLTHPRKRPRKLSHRVLECTIEELSAAPSKKKDQNQPSGVMSEVKVLVKRTQCASVKKEKPGPSPPSAPAAVAPAAAAAASASSKHSKSRSPSPQRSKTPKQEVEMEACSTEEAQNAHTGTLTPKSEVLPLGFSDGLSSQVDAKGKIGATYLKENVCQVCERTGDLLVCDGHCYGAFHPQCIGLSAAPKGKFLCPECKTGLHTCFVCKKSGNDVKRCMIPLCGKFYHTDCILAYSGTQTHNKGFRCPLHVCLSCHIANPLNICSSKGRLARCVRCPVAYHANDNCMAAGSLVLANNSFLCPNHFTPRKGCKNHEHINVSWCFVCSEGGSLLCCEACPAAFHRECLNMEMPQGSWFCNDCKAGKKPRIKDILWVKWGRYRWWPAEVCLAKDVPTNILRMKHEVGEFPVQFFGSKDFVWTYQARVFPYMEGDTHNIEKMGKGADAVYKKALNEAAERFRELQAEKEMRQLQEDRKNDKKPPPYRHIKVNRPIGKVQIITADLSEIPRCNCKASDESPCGIDSECINRMLMYECHPQVCAAGERCQNQAFTKRQYTTVEIFRTLSRGWGLRGVSDIRKGAFVSEYVGEVIDEEECRARIRHAQENDICNFYMLTLDKDRIIDAGPKGNQARFMNHSCQPNCETQKWTVNGDTRVGLFALQDIPQGVELTFNYNLECLGNGKTACKCGSPNCSGFLGVRPKNQPSAEKMKLKEGKGRKVPMKKKTKQQVTKEREDECFSCGDGGQIVSCKKPGCPKVYHADCLNLAKRPAGRWECPWHQCDVCGKEAASFCEMCPSSYCKEHREGMLFISRLDSKLSCSEHDPCGPNPLEPGEIREYSMTSMRPGTVGVPVAPPHISGSRRATSSSSCSSSASSVSSSSGQAAASRPVPPPRLYINTKTATSSFVPSSLTYVPDTAEGKAFGSTPASPKDEREEGEVEDGEVCGLHMEEVEDDDDDDDDDDDDDDEEEEEDNEMEEMEIVEDEEDEPLYGGGLLGEDDNEEEDEGGDVYDTWDDYEDADDGEVEGEDMEEWGRVEDDDK